One region of Thunnus albacares chromosome 20, fThuAlb1.1, whole genome shotgun sequence genomic DNA includes:
- the LOC122971898 gene encoding uncharacterized protein LOC122971898 has translation MLSAELCGITPLNTRIVGGEDAPAGSWPWQASLQRFGSHICGGSLINREWVMSAAHCFSSTSTYRWTVSLGRQNLQGKNPNEVSRTVARIILHPNYDSDTNNNDIALLRLSSPVEFTDYIRPVCLAASSSVFNNGTDSWVTGWGAVKEGVSLPFPKTLQEVEVPVLGNRQCNCLNGVGTVTDNMICAGVLAGGKDSCQGDSGGPMVNQQGSVWVQSGIVSFGFGCARPNLPGVYSRVSSYQSWINSHITSDKPGFVQFSSSGLDADSSYTCPGLPPPVITITTTDATSTAGPDVTTAEAVSSMLSAELCGITPLNTRIVGGEDAPAGSWPWQASLQRFGSHICGGSLINREWVMSAAHCFSSTSTYRWTVSLGRQNLQGKNPNEVSRTVARIILHPNYDSDTNNNDIALLRLSSPVEFTDYIRPVCLAASSSVFNNGTDSWVTGWGAVKEGVSLPFPKTLQEVEVPVLGNRQCNCLNGVGTVTDNMICAGVLAGGKDSCQGDSGGPMVNQQGSVWVQSGIVSFGFGCARPNLPGVYSRVSSYQSWINSHITSDKPGFVQFSSSGLDADSSYTCPGLPPPVITITTTDATSTAGPDVTTAEAVSSMLSAELCGITPLNTRIVGGEDAPAGSWPWQASLQRFGSHICGGSLINREWVMSAAHCFSSTSTYRWTVSLGRQNLQGKNPNEVSRTVARIILHPNYDSDTNNNDIALLRLSSPVEFTDYIRPVCLAASSSVFNNGTDSWVTGWGAVKEGVSLPFPKTLQEVEVPVLGNRQCNCLNGVGTVTDNMICAGVLAGGKDSCQGDSGGPMVNQQGSVWVQSGIVSFGFGCARPNLPGVYSRVSSYQSWINSHITSDKPGFVQFSSSGLDADSSYTCPGLPPPVITITTTDATSTAGPDVTTAEAVSSMLSAELCGITPLNTRIVGGEDAPAGSWPWQASLQRFGSHICGGSLINREWVMSAAHCFSSTSTYRWTVSLGRQNLQGKNPNEVSRTVARIILHPNYDSDTNNNDIALLRLSSPVEFTDYIRPVCLAASSSVFNNGTDSWVTGWGAVKEGVSLPFPKTLQEVEVPVLGNRQCNCLNGVGTVTDNMICAGVLAGGKDSCQGDSGGPMVNQQGSVWVQSGIVSFGFGCARPNLPGVYSRVSSYQSWINSHITSDKPGFVQFSSSGLDADSSYTCPGLPPPVITITTTDATSTAGPDVTTAEAVSSMLSAELCGITPLNTRIVGGEDAPAGSWPWQASLQRFGGHICGGSLINREWVMSAAHCFSSTSTYRWTVSLGRQNLQGKNPNEVSRTVARIILHPNYDSDTNNNDIALLRLSSPVEFTDYIRPVCLAASSSVFNNGTDSWVTGWGAVKEGVSLPFPKTLQEVEVPVLGNRQCNCLNGVGTVTDNMICAGVLAGGKDSCQGDSGGPMVNQQGSVWVQSGIVSFGFGCARPNLPGVYSRVSSYQSWINSHITSDKPGFVQFSSSGLDADSSYTCPGLPPPVITITTTDATSTAGPDVTTAEAVSSMLSAELCGITPLNTRIVGGEDAPAGSWPWQASLQRFGGHICGGSLINREWVMSAAHCFSSTSTYRWKVSLGRQNLQGKNPNEVSRTVARIILHPDYDSDTNNNDIALLRLSSPVKFTDYIRPVCLAASSSVFNNGTDSWVTGWGAVKEGVSLPFPKTLQEVEVPVLGNRQCNCLNGVGTVTDNMICAGVLAGGKDSCQGDSGGPMVNQQGSVWVQSGIVSFGFGCARPNLPGVYSRVSSYQSWINSHITSDKPGFVQFSSSGLDADSSYTCPGLPPPVITITTTDATSTAGPDVTTAEAVSSMLSAELCGITPLNTRIVGGEDAPAGSWPWQASLQRFGGHICGGSLINREWVMSAAHCFSSTSTYRWKVSLGRQNLQGKNPNEVSRTVARIILHPNYDSDTNNNDIALLRLSSPVEFTDYIRPVCLAASSSVFNNGTDSWVTGWGAVKEGVSLPFPKTLQEVEVPVLGNRQCNCLNGVGTVTDNMICAGVLAGGKDSCQGDSGGPMVNQQGSVWVQSGIVSFGFGCARPNLPGVYSRVSSYQSWINSHITSDKPGFVQFSSSGLDADSSYTCPGLPPPVITITTTDATSTAGPDVTTAEAVSSMLSAELCGITPLNTRIVGGEDAPAGSWPWQASLQRFGGHICGGSLINREWVMSAAHCFFSTSTYRWTVSLGRQNLQGKNPNEVSRTVARIILHPNYDSDTNNNDIALLRLSSPVEFTDYIRPVCLAASSSVFNNGTDSWVTGWGAVKEGVSLPFPKTLQEVEVPVLGNRQCNCLNGVGTVTDNMICAGVLAGGKDSCQGDSGGPMVNQQGSVWVQSGIVSFGFGCARPNLPGVYSRVSSYQSWINSHITSDKPGFVQFSSSGLDADSSYTCPGLPPPVITITTTDATSTAGPDVTTAEAVSSMLSAELCGITPLNTRIVGGEDAPAGSWPWQASLQRFGGHICGGSLINREWVMSAAHCFSSTSTYRWTVSLGRQNLQGKNPNEVSRTVARIILHPNYDSDTNNNDIALLRLSSPVEFTDYIRPVCLAASSSVFNNGTDSWVTGWGAVKEGVSLPFPKTLQEVEVPVLGNRQCNCLNGVGTVTDNMICAGVLAGGKDSCQGDSGGPMVNQQGSVWVQSGIVSFGFGCARPNLPGVYSRVSSYQSWINSHITSDKPGFVQFSSIGLDADSSYTCPHLPASPTKRPSIPTQIVTSPARSVCGLAPMNSREVGDSGVVPGGMWPWMVSLHKNGVYTCGGTLIADNFVLTSAQCFSVPNPNVGEWSVFLGPRLVDGSEEYEMSQDVVKITVTKMTGPNIALLQLAKTVSYSDYIQPVCVDISNARSFPAGSQCWMAGWGTGSKSTGTDRAGTSLREIETQVTNCGNVSNSENICTYTMDIQQGDQGGPLLCKSDSSWFQLAVVTKGGSKSLRADVQIFAKTSRFGSFLKEAVGNMPSPAATGGAAGFSMSSFLSFFLPITSIFLLSSC, from the exons ATGTTAAGTGCTGAAT TGTGTGGCATCACTCCGCTGAACACCAGGATAGTTGGAGGTGAAGATGCTCCAGCAGGGAGTTGGCCCTGGCAGGCTAGTCTGCAGAGATTTGGCAGCCATATTTGTGGTGGTTCCCTCATCAACAGAGAATGGGTGATGtctgctgctcactgcttcTCCAG TACAAGTACATATAGATGGACGGTTTCTCTCGGTCGTCAGAACCTGCAGGGCAAAAACCCAAACGAAGTGTCCAGAACTGTTGCCAGAATCATTTTGCATCCAAACTATGACAGCGACACCAACAACAACGACATCGCTCTGCTCAGACTCTCCTCACCAGTCGAATTCACAGACTACATCAGACCTGTGTGTCTGGCAGCCAGTAGCAGTGTGTTCAACAACGGCACTGATAGCTGGGTCACTGGCTGGGGAGCAGTCAAGGAGGGAG TTTCATTACCCTTCCCTAAAACTCTACAAGAAGTGGAGGTGCCAGTTCTGGGAAACAGACAGTGTAACTGTCTCAATGGAGTCGGCACAGTCACAGACAACATGATCTGTGCTGGTGTTCTGGCAGGAGGCAAAGACTCTTGTCAG GGTGACTCAGGAGGTCCAATGGTGAACCAGCAGGGCTCTGTCTGGGTCCAGTCTGGAATcgttagttttggttttggctGTGCTCGGCCCAATCTGCCAGGAGTCTACTCCAGAGTGTCCAGTTACCAGTCCTGGATCAACTCCCACATCACATCTGATAAGCCAGGCTTTGTCCAGTTCAGCTCCAGTGGGCTGGATGCTGACAGCAGCTACACCTGTCCTGGCCTGCCACCTCCTGTcatcactattactactactgatGCTACTAGTACAGCAGGACCAGATGTTACAACCGCAGAAGCAGTATCCAGCATGTTAAGTGCTGAAT TGTGTGGCATCACTCCGCTGAACACCAGGATAGTTGGAGGTGAAGATGCTCCAGCAGGGAGTTGGCCCTGGCAGGCTAGTCTGCAGAGATTTGGCAGCCATATTTGTGGTGGTTCCCTCATCAACAGAGAATGGGTGATGtctgctgctcactgcttcTCCAG TACAAGTACATATAGATGGACGGTTTCTCTCGGTCGTCAGAACCTGCAGGGCAAAAACCCAAACGAAGTGTCCAGAACTGTTGCCAGAATCATTTTGCATCCAAACTATGACAGCGACACCAACAACAACGACATCGCTCTGCTCAGACTCTCCTCACCAGTCGAATTCACAGACTACATCAGACCCGTGTGTCTGGCAGCCAGTAGCAGTGTGTTCAACAACGGCACTGATAGCTGGGTCACTGGCTGGGGAGCAGTCAAGGAGGGAG TTTCATTACCCTTCCCTAAAACTCTACAAGAAGTGGAGGTGCCAGTTCTGGGAAACAGACAGTGTAACTGTCTCAATGGAGTCGGCACAGTCACAGACAACATGATCTGTGCTGGTGTTCTGGCAGGAGGCAAAGACTCTTGTCAG GGTGACTCAGGAGGTCCAATGGTGAACCAGCAGGGCTCTGTCTGGGTCCAGTCTGGAATcgttagttttggttttggctGTGCTCGGCCCAATCTGCCAGGAGTCTACTCCAGAGTGTCCAGTTACCAGTCCTGGATCAACTCCCACATCACATCTGATAAGCCAGGCTTTGTCCAGTTCAGCTCCAGTGGGCTGGATGCTGACAGCAGCTACACCTGTCCTGGCCTGCCACCTCCTGTcatcactattactactactgatGCTACTAGTACAGCAGGACCAGATGTTACAACCGCAGAAGCAGTATCCAGCATGTTAAGTGCTGAAT TGTGTGGCATCACTCCGCTGAACACCAGGATAGTTGGAGGTGAAGATGCTCCAGCAGGGAGTTGGCCCTGGCAGGCTAGTCTGCAGAGATTTGGCAGCCATATTTGTGGTGGTTCCCTCATCAACAGAGAATGGGTGATGtctgctgctcactgcttcTCCAG TACAAGTACATATAGATGGACGGTTTCTCTCGGTCGTCAGAACCTGCAGGGCAAAAACCCAAACGAAGTGTCCAGAACTGTTGCCAGAATCATTTTGCATCCAAACTATGACAGCGACACCAACAACAACGACATCGCTCTGCTCAGACTCTCCTCACCAGTCGAATTCACAGACTACATCAGACCTGTGTGTCTGGCAGCCAGTAGCAGTGTGTTCAACAACGGCACTGATAGCTGGGTCACTGGCTGGGGAGCAGTCAAGGAGGGAG TTTCATTACCCTTCCCTAAAACTCTACAAGAAGTGGAGGTGCCAGTTCTGGGAAACAGACAGTGTAACTGTCTCAATGGAGTCGGCACAGTCACAGACAACATGATCTGTGCTGGTGTTCTGGCAGGAGGCAAAGACTCTTGTCAG GGTGACTCAGGAGGTCCAATGGTGAACCAGCAGGGCTCTGTCTGGGTCCAGTCTGGAATcgttagttttggttttggctGTGCTCGGCCCAATCTGCCAGGAGTCTACTCCAGAGTGTCCAGTTACCAGTCCTGGATCAACTCCCACATCACATCTGATAAGCCAGGCTTTGTCCAGTTCAGCTCCAGTGGGCTGGATGCTGACAGCAGCTACACCTGTCCTGGCCTGCCACCTCCTGTcatcactattactactactgatGCTACTAGTACAGCAGGACCAGATGTTACAACCGCAGAAGCAGTATCCAGCATGTTAAGTGCTGAAT TGTGTGGCATCACTCCGCTGAACACCAGGATAGTTGGAGGTGAAGATGCTCCAGCAGGGAGTTGGCCCTGGCAGGCTAGTCTGCAGAGATTTGGCAGCCATATTTGTGGTGGTTCCCTCATCAACAGAGAATGGGTGATGtctgctgctcactgcttcTCCAG TACAAGTACATATAGATGGACGGTTTCTCTCGGTCGTCAGAACCTGCAGGGCAAAAACCCAAACGAAGTGTCCAGAACTGTTGCCAGAATCATTTTGCATCCAAACTATGACAGCGACACCAACAACAACGACATCGCTCTGCTCAGACTCTCCTCACCAGTCGAATTCACAGACTACATCAGACCTGTGTGTCTGGCAGCCAGTAGCAGTGTGTTCAACAACGGCACTGATAGCTGGGTCACTGGCTGGGGAGCAGTCAAGGAGGGAG TTTCATTACCCTTCCCTAAAACTCTACAAGAAGTGGAGGTGCCAGTTCTGGGAAACAGACAGTGTAACTGTCTCAATGGAGTCGGCACAGTCACAGACAACATGATCTGTGCTGGTGTTCTGGCAGGAGGCAAAGACTCTTGTCAG GGTGACTCAGGAGGTCCAATGGTGAACCAGCAGGGCTCTGTCTGGGTCCAGTCTGGAATcgttagttttggttttggctGTGCTCGGCCCAATTTGCCAGGAGTCTACTCCAGAGTGTCCAGTTACCAGTCCTGGATCAACTCCCACATCACATCTGATAAGCCAGGCTTTGTCCAGTTCAGCTCCAGTGGGCTGGATGCTGACAGCAGCTACACCTGTCCTGGCCTGCCGCCTCCTGTcatcactattactactactgatGCTACTAGCACAGCAGGACCAGATGTTACAACCGCAGAAGCAGTATCCAGCATGTTAAGTGCTGAAT TGTGTGGCATCACTCCGCTGAACACCAGGATAGTTGGAGGTGAAGATGCTCCAGCAGGGAGTTGGCCCTGGCAGGCTAGTCTGCAGAGATTTGGCGGCCATATTTGTGGTGGTTCCCTCATCAACAGAGAGTGGGTGATGtctgctgctcactgcttcTCCAG TACAAGTACATATAGATGGACGGTTTCTCTCGGTCGTCAGAACCTGCAGGGCAAAAACCCAAACGAAGTGTCCAGAACTGTTGCCAGAATCATTTTGCATCCAAACTATGACAGCGACACCAACAACAACGACATCGCTCTGCTCAGACTCTCCTCACCAGTCGAATTCACAGACTACATCAGACCTGTGTGTCTGGCAGCCAGTAGCAGTGTGTTCAACAACGGCACTGATAGCTGGGTCACTGGCTGGGGAGCAGTCAAGGAGGGAG TTTCATTACCCTTCCCTAAAACTCTACAAGAAGTGGAGGTGCCAGTTCTGGGAAACAGACAGTGTAACTGTCTCAATGGAGTCGGCACAGTCACAGACAACATGATCTGTGCTGGTGTTCTGGCAGGAGGCAAAGACTCTTGTCAG GGTGACTCAGGAGGTCCAATGGTGAACCAGCAGGGCTCTGTCTGGGTCCAGTCTGGAATcgttagttttggttttggctGTGCTCGGCCCAATCTGCCAGGAGTCTACTCCAGAGTGTCCAGTTACCAGTCCTGGATCAACTCCCACATCACATCTGATAAGCCAGGCTTTGTCCAGTTCAGCTCCAGTGGGCTGGATGCTGACAGCAGTTACACCTGTCCTGGCCTGCCACCTCCTGTcatcactattactactactgatGCTACTAGTACAGCAGGACCAGATGTTACAACCGCAGAAGCAGTATCCAGCATGTTAAGTGCTGAAT TGTGTGGCATCACTCCGCTGAACACCAGGATAGTTGGAGGTGAAGATGCTCCAGCAGGGAGTTGGCCCTGGCAGGCTAGTCTGCAGAGATTTGGCGGCCATATTTGTGGTGGTTCCCTCATCAACAGAGAGTGGGTGATGtctgctgctcactgcttcTCCAG TACAAGTACATATAGATGGAAGGTTTCTCTCGGTCGTCAGAACCTGCAGGGCAAAAACCCAAACGAAGTGTCCAGAACTGTTGCCAGAATCATTTTGCATCCAGACTATGACAGCGACACCAACAACAACGACATCGCTCTGCTCAGACTCTCCTCACCAGTCAAATTCACAGACTACATCAGACCTGTGTGTCTGGCAGCCAGTAGCAGTGTGTTCAACAACGGCACTGATAGCTGGGTCACTGGCTGGGGAGCAGTCAAGGAGGGAG TTTCATTACCCTTCCCTAAAACTCTACAAGAAGTGGAGGTGCCAGTTCTGGGAAACAGACAGTGTAACTGTCTCAATGGAGTCGGCACAGTCACAGACAACATGATCTGTGCTGGTGTTCTGGCAGGAGGCAAAGACTCTTGTCAG GGTGACTCAGGAGGTCCAATGGTGAACCAGCAGGGCTCTGTCTGGGTCCAGTCTGGAATcgttagttttggttttggctGTGCTCGGCCCAATCTGCCAGGAGTCTACTCCAGAGTGTCCAGTTACCAGTCCTGGATCAACTCCCACATCACATCTGATAAGCCAGGCTTTGTCCAGTTCAGCTCCAGTGGGCTGGATGCTGACAGCAGTTACACCTGTCCTGGCCTGCCACCTCCTGTcatcactattactactactgatGCTACTAGTACAGCAGGACCAGATGTTACAACCGCAGAAGCAGTATCCAGCATGTTAAGTGCTGAAT TGTGTGGCATCACTCCGCTGAACACCAGGATAGTTGGAGGTGAAGATGCTCCAGCAGGGAGTTGGCCCTGGCAGGCTAGTCTGCAGAGATTTGGCGGCCATATTTGTGGTGGTTCCCTCATCAACAGAGAGTGGGTGATGtctgctgctcactgcttcTCCAG TACAAGTACATATAGATGGAAGGTTTCTCTCGGTCGTCAGAACCTGCAGGGCAAAAACCCAAACGAAGTGTCCAGAACTGTTGCCAGAATCATTTTGCATCCAAACTATGACAGCGACACCAACAACAACGACATCGCTCTGCTCAGACTCTCCTCACCAGTCGAATTCACAGACTACATCAGACCTGTGTGTCTGGCAGCCAGTAGCAGTGTGTTCAACAACGGCACTGATAGCTGGGTCACTGGCTGGGGAGCAGTCAAGGAGGGAG TTTCATTACCCTTCCCTAAAACTCTACAAGAAGTGGAGGTGCCAGTTCTGGGAAACAGACAGTGTAACTGTCTCAATGGAGTCGGCACAGTCACAGACAACATGATCTGTGCTGGTGTTCTGGCAGGAGGCAAAGACTCTTGTCAG GGTGACTCAGGAGGTCCAATGGTGAACCAGCAGGGCTCTGTCTGGGTCCAGTCTGGAATcgttagttttggttttggctGTGCTCGGCCCAATCTGCCAGGAGTCTACTCCAGAGTGTCCAGTTACCAGTCCTGGATCAACTCCCACATCACATCTGATAAGCCAGGCTTTGTCCAGTTCAGCTCCAGTGGGCTGGATGCTGACAGCAGTTACACCTGTCCTGGCCTGCCACCTCCTGTcatcactattactactactgatGCTACTAGTACAGCAGGACCAGATGTTACAACCGCAGAAGCAGTATCCAGCATGTTAAGTGCTGAAT TGTGTGGCATCACTCCGCTGAACACCAGGATAGTTGGAGGTGAAGATGCTCCAGCAGGGAGTTGGCCCTGGCAGGCTAGTCTGCAGAGATTTGGCGGCCATATTTGTGGTGGTTCCCTCATCAACAGAGAGTGGGTGATGtctgctgctcactgcttcTTCAG TACAAGTACATATAGATGGACGGTTTCTCTCGGTCGTCAGAACCTGCAGGGCAAAAACCCAAACGAAGTGTCCAGAACTGTTGCCAGAATCATTTTGCATCCAAACTATGACAGCGACACCAACAACAACGACATCGCTCTGCTCAGACTCTCCTCACCAGTCGAATTCACAGACTACATCAGACCTGTGTGTCTGGCAGCCAGTAGCAGTGTGTTCAACAACGGTACTGATAGCTGGGTCACTGGCTGGGGAGCAGTCAAGGAGGGAG TTTCATTACCCTTCCCTAAAACTCTACAAGAAGTGGAGGTGCCAGTTCTGGGAAACAGACAGTGTAACTGTCTCAATGGAGTCGGCACAGTCACAGACAACATGATCTGTGCTGGTGTTCTGGCAGGAGGCAAAGACTCTTGTCAG GGTGACTCAGGAGGTCCAATGGTGAACCAGCAGGGCTCTGTCTGGGTCCAGTCTGGAATcgttagttttggttttggctGTGCTCGGCCCAATTTGCCAGGAGTCTACTCCAGAGTGTCCAGTTACCAGTCCTGGATCAACTCCCACATCACATCTGATAAGCCAGGCTTTGTCCAGTTCAGCTCCAGTGGGCTGGATGCTGACAGCAGCTACACCTGTCCTGGCCTGCCGCCTCCTGTcatcactattactactactgatGCTACTAGCACAGCAGGACCAGATGTTACAACCGCAGAAGCAGTATCCAGCATGTTAAGTGCTGAAT TGTGTGGCATCACTCCGCTGAACACCAGGATAGTTGGAGGTGAAGATGCTCCAGCAGGGAGTTGGCCCTGGCAGGCTAGTCTGCAGAGATTTGGCGGCCATATTTGTGGTGGTTCCCTCATCAACAGAGAGTGGGTGATGtctgctgctcactgcttcTCCAG TACAAGTACATATAGATGGACGGTTTCTCTCGGTCGTCAGAACCTGCAGGGCAAAAACCCAAACGAAGTGTCCAGAACTGTTGCCAGAATCATTTTGCATCCAAACTATGACAGCGACACCAACAACAACGACATCGCTCTGCTCAGACTCTCCTCACCAGTCGAATTCACAGACTACATCAGACCTGTGTGTCTGGCAGCCAGTAGCAGTGTGTTCAACAACGGCACTGATAGCTGGGTCACTGGCTGGGGAGCAGTCAAGGAGGGAG TTTCATTACCCTTCCCTAAAACTCTACAAGAAGTGGAGGTGCCAGTTCTGGGAAACAGACAGTGTAACTGTCTCAATGGAGTCGGCACAGTCACAGACAACATGATCTGTGCTGGTGTTCTGGCAGGAGGCAAAGACTCTTGTCAG GGTGACTCAGGAGGTCCAATGGTGAACCAGCAGGGCTCTGTCTGGGTCCAGTCTGGAATcgttagttttggttttggctGTGCTCGGCCCAATCTGCCAGGAGTCTACTCCAGAGTGTCCAGTTACCAGTCCTGGATCAACTCCCACATCACATCTGATAAGCCAGGCTTTGTCCAGTTCAGCTCCATTGGGCTGGATGCTGACAGCAGCTACACCTGTCCTCACCTTCCAGCTTCACCAACAAAAAGACCAAGTATACCTACCCAAATTGTAACCAGTCCGGCAA GGTCAGTTTGTGGTCTTGCTCCTATGAACAGTCGTGAGGTGGGTGACAGTGGCGTTGTACCCGGAGGAATGTGGCCCTGGATGGTGAGTCTCCACAAAAATGGGGTCTACACTTGTGGAGGAACCCTCATCGCTGACAACTTTGTCCTCACTTCTGCCCAGTGCTTCTCTGT CCCCAATCCAAACGTCGGGGAGTGGAGCGTGTTTCTGGGCCCACGACTAGTGGATGGCTCAGAAGAGTATGAGATGTCTCAGGACGTTGTGAAAATTACAGTGACCAAAATGACCGGTCCTAACATTgcactgctgcagctggctAAAACAGTCAGTTACAGTGATTATAtccagcctgtgtgtgtggacattaGCAATGCCAGATCTTTCCCTGCTGGAAGTCAATGCTGGATGGCAGGCTGGGGGACGGGGAGCAAGAGCACAG GCACTGACAGAGCTGGCACAAGTCTTCGGGAAATTGAAACTCAAGTAACAAATTGTGGGAACGTTTCTAACTCAGAGAACATTTGCACGTATACCATGGACATTCAGCAG gGTGATCAGGGTGGCCCTCTGCTATGCAAGTCAGATTCATCTTGGTTCCAGTTGGCTGTTGTAACAAAAGGTGGAAGCAAATCTCTCCGCGCAGACGTTCAGATCTTTGCCAAAACTTCAAGATTCGGGTCATTCTTAAAGGAGGCAGTGGGCAACATGCCTTCTCCTGCCGccacaggaggagcagcaggtttCTCCATGTCCTCATTCCTGTCCTTCTTTTTACCCATTACCTCTATATTCCTGTTGTCAAGCTGTTAG